One region of Oxalobacteraceae sp. CFBP 8761 genomic DNA includes:
- the galE gene encoding UDP-glucose 4-epimerase GalE: MKILVTGGIGYIGSHTVVELQSAGYDVVVLDNLSNAQLSVRDRVQRISGKPFAFVEADIRDRAAMEAAFAEHKPEAVIHFAGLKAVGESVAEPLRYYDNNVSGSVVLFETMAKFGCKSLVFSSSATVYGDPASVPIREDFPLSATNPYGRSKLMIEEILQDLAKAQPDWRIALLRYFNPVGAHESGLIGEEPSGIPNNLVPYIAQVANGQREKLSVFGGDYNTPDGTGQRDYIHVVDLAIGHVKTLDRLAKGPGIVAYNLGTGRGNSVLEMIRAFEAASGRTVAYQIVDRRPGDVAKCYADPAKARDELGWTAERDVAQMCADVWRYQTTAK, translated from the coding sequence ATGAAGATTCTCGTTACTGGCGGTATCGGTTACATCGGTTCGCACACCGTCGTTGAGCTGCAAAGCGCAGGGTACGACGTGGTGGTGCTCGACAACCTGTCCAATGCCCAATTGTCGGTACGCGACCGCGTGCAGCGCATCAGCGGCAAGCCATTCGCCTTTGTCGAAGCGGACATCCGCGATCGCGCGGCGATGGAAGCGGCGTTCGCCGAGCACAAGCCGGAAGCCGTCATCCACTTCGCTGGCCTGAAGGCGGTAGGGGAATCCGTGGCCGAGCCCCTGCGTTACTACGACAACAATGTTTCGGGCAGCGTCGTGCTGTTTGAAACGATGGCCAAGTTCGGTTGCAAGTCGCTCGTGTTTTCGTCGTCAGCCACCGTGTATGGCGATCCGGCCTCGGTGCCAATCCGCGAAGACTTCCCGCTCTCGGCCACGAACCCGTACGGCCGCAGCAAGCTGATGATCGAAGAGATCCTTCAAGACCTGGCCAAGGCCCAGCCCGACTGGCGCATTGCGCTGCTGCGCTACTTCAATCCGGTGGGCGCCCACGAGAGCGGCCTGATCGGCGAAGAGCCAAGCGGCATTCCAAACAACCTCGTGCCCTACATTGCCCAGGTTGCCAATGGCCAGCGCGAGAAACTGTCGGTCTTCGGGGGCGATTACAACACGCCCGACGGTACCGGCCAGCGTGACTACATCCACGTCGTCGATCTGGCCATCGGCCACGTCAAGACGCTGGACCGCCTGGCCAAAGGGCCGGGCATCGTCGCCTACAACCTTGGTACCGGGCGCGGCAACAGCGTCCTGGAAATGATTCGCGCATTCGAAGCGGCCAGTGGCCGCACGGTCGCCTACCAGATCGTCGACCGCCGCCCTGGTGACGTGGCGAAATGCTACGCCGACCCGGCCAAGGCACGCGACGAACTCGGCTGGACCGCCGAACGCGATGTCGCTCAAATGTGCGCCGATGTATGGCGCTACCAAACCACTGCCAAATAA
- a CDS encoding NDP-sugar synthase encodes MKAMILAAGKGTRVRPLTYDLPKPMIPLLGRPVMAYLVDHLRKNGVSEIMVNVSWLHEKIEEYFGEGEQFGVQIGYSFEGYTKDDGEVVPMPIGSAGGMKKIQEFGGFFDDTTVVLCGDALIDLDLKAALMEHRRKGAMATVITKEVPWDKVSSYGVVVTDEEGRIQEFQEKPAEADAKSNFISTGIYIFEPEVIDLIPSGVSFDIGSDLFPLLAERGLPFYAQGRPFNWLDIGTMSDYWEVLQTVLTGEVNHMHVPGIQIKPGVWVGLNTSIDWEGTTIEGPVYIGSGCKVEAGTRIVGPTWIGHGSHICEGAEVVRSVLFEYTRVLHDVTLNEMIVFKEYSVDRNGEMKHTSEYSSEEWLNARDRRTSRRKDTPDTNESKKEKVSA; translated from the coding sequence ATGAAAGCCATGATTCTCGCCGCAGGCAAAGGGACGCGCGTGCGTCCACTCACCTACGATCTGCCAAAACCGATGATCCCGTTGCTGGGCCGGCCCGTGATGGCCTACCTGGTGGACCACCTCCGAAAAAACGGCGTGTCCGAAATCATGGTCAACGTCAGCTGGCTGCATGAAAAAATCGAAGAGTACTTCGGCGAAGGCGAGCAGTTCGGCGTCCAGATCGGCTACTCGTTCGAGGGTTACACGAAGGACGACGGCGAAGTCGTGCCGATGCCGATCGGCTCGGCCGGCGGCATGAAAAAGATCCAGGAATTCGGCGGCTTCTTCGACGACACCACGGTCGTGTTGTGCGGCGACGCGCTGATCGACCTCGATCTGAAGGCAGCCCTGATGGAACACCGCCGCAAGGGCGCGATGGCCACCGTCATCACCAAGGAAGTGCCATGGGACAAAGTCTCGTCGTACGGCGTGGTCGTGACCGATGAAGAAGGCCGTATCCAGGAATTCCAGGAAAAGCCAGCCGAAGCCGACGCCAAGTCCAACTTCATTTCGACCGGTATCTATATCTTCGAACCAGAAGTCATCGACCTGATCCCGTCGGGCGTCTCGTTCGACATCGGCTCGGATCTGTTCCCGCTGCTGGCCGAGCGCGGCCTGCCGTTCTATGCGCAGGGCCGGCCGTTCAACTGGCTCGATATCGGCACCATGAGCGACTACTGGGAAGTGCTGCAGACGGTGCTGACCGGCGAAGTGAACCACATGCACGTGCCGGGCATCCAGATCAAGCCGGGCGTCTGGGTTGGCCTGAACACCAGCATCGACTGGGAAGGCACGACGATCGAAGGCCCGGTGTACATCGGCTCCGGCTGCAAAGTCGAGGCGGGTACGCGCATCGTGGGCCCGACCTGGATCGGCCACGGCAGCCACATCTGCGAAGGCGCCGAAGTCGTTCGCAGCGTGTTGTTTGAATACACCCGGGTATTGCATGATGTAACATTGAATGAAATGATTGTATTCAAGGAATACAGTGTCGACCGAAATGGCGAGATGAAGCACACTTCCGAGTATTCTTCCGAAGAGTGGCTCAATGCACGCGATCGCCGCACTTCGCGTCGCAAGGACACCCCAGATACCAACGAGTCAAAGAAAGAGAAAGTCAGCGCATGA
- a CDS encoding mannose-1-phosphate guanylyltransferase/mannose-6-phosphate isomerase, producing the protein MKIYPVILSGGAGTRLWPLSRAVLPKQLLPLVADKTMLQDTALRVTNWPGLMAPLVVCGNDHRFMVAEQLREVGITPLGILLEPVGRNTAPAVAAAAHHLQQIDPEAVMLVLPADHVIENVAAFREAVERATRLVAAGKLATFGIVPKTPETGYGYIRRGEPVADCSDCYNVARFVEKPDAATAEGFVAEGTYYWNSGMFMFGAARYLKELEEHAPAIAAAADQAMHAAYRDLDFCRLDETAFSACPSDSIDYAVMEHTRDAAVVPADIGWNDVGSWSALWETQPKDTNGNAQRGDVYLDGVKNSLVRAESRIVAVVGLEDIVVVETQDAVLVTSKSQVQRVKQVVEHLKSKERTEHLHHTKVYRPWGHYEGIDAGDRFQVKRITVKPGEKLSLQMHHHRAEHWVVVSGTARVTCGDTVSLLSENESTYIPIGMNHRLENPGKLPLHIIEVQSGSYLGEDDIVRFEDIYKRA; encoded by the coding sequence ATGAAAATCTATCCAGTCATCCTCTCCGGCGGCGCCGGGACCCGCCTCTGGCCCCTGTCGCGTGCCGTTCTGCCAAAGCAGTTGCTGCCACTGGTTGCCGACAAAACCATGCTGCAGGACACTGCCTTGCGCGTGACGAACTGGCCTGGATTGATGGCTCCTCTGGTGGTATGCGGCAATGACCACCGTTTCATGGTGGCAGAGCAGTTGCGCGAAGTGGGCATCACGCCGCTGGGCATCCTGCTCGAGCCAGTTGGTCGCAATACGGCGCCAGCCGTGGCGGCGGCTGCGCACCATCTGCAACAGATCGATCCGGAAGCCGTCATGCTGGTGCTGCCAGCCGACCACGTCATCGAAAACGTTGCAGCCTTCCGTGAAGCGGTCGAGCGCGCGACGCGCCTGGTCGCGGCCGGCAAGCTGGCCACTTTCGGCATCGTGCCGAAGACCCCGGAAACCGGCTACGGCTATATCCGCCGCGGCGAACCGGTGGCCGATTGCAGCGATTGCTACAACGTGGCGCGCTTTGTCGAAAAGCCGGATGCCGCCACCGCCGAAGGCTTTGTTGCCGAAGGCACGTATTACTGGAACAGCGGCATGTTCATGTTCGGCGCCGCCCGTTACCTGAAAGAACTGGAAGAGCATGCGCCGGCCATCGCCGCCGCTGCCGACCAGGCCATGCATGCTGCCTACCGCGACCTCGATTTTTGCCGTCTCGACGAAACCGCCTTCTCGGCGTGCCCGTCCGATTCGATCGATTACGCGGTCATGGAGCACACGCGTGACGCGGCAGTCGTGCCGGCCGACATCGGCTGGAATGACGTCGGTTCGTGGTCGGCCCTGTGGGAAACCCAGCCGAAAGATACCAACGGCAATGCCCAGCGCGGTGACGTGTATCTGGATGGCGTGAAGAACTCGCTGGTGCGCGCCGAAAGCCGCATCGTGGCGGTCGTCGGTCTCGAAGACATCGTTGTCGTGGAAACGCAGGATGCCGTGCTGGTCACGAGCAAGAGCCAGGTGCAGCGCGTCAAGCAGGTGGTCGAACACCTGAAGTCGAAAGAGCGCACCGAGCACTTGCACCACACCAAGGTGTATCGTCCGTGGGGCCACTACGAAGGCATCGATGCGGGCGACCGTTTCCAGGTCAAGCGCATCACGGTGAAGCCGGGCGAGAAACTGTCGCTCCAGATGCACCACCATCGCGCCGAGCATTGGGTCGTGGTGTCGGGCACGGCGCGCGTGACGTGCGGCGATACGGTCAGCCTGCTGTCCGAGAACGAATCGACGTACATCCCGATCGGCATGAACCACCGTCTGGAAAACCCGGGCAAACTGCCGCTGCACATCATCGAAGTGCAGTCCGGCAGCTATCTGGGTGAAGACGATATCGTCCGCTTCGAAGATATCTACAAGCGCGCCTGA
- a CDS encoding ExeM/NucH family extracellular endonuclease, with product MTTFASFMPRRTLLATLIAGFAATASAAPGDVVISQLYAHSNNAGGQWSHDFVELFNRSSSPVSLDGMSLQYQSAGGTTWNSVTRLPPVELKPGQYFLMVGRTGTQANAMPVGTGDVTSASFDMAAGGGKVALSGSITQMPAGNGTNLIDLVGFGSANHAEGAPAPVPSTVNSIQRAALGCQDTDNNRDDFAAAPVTGPRSTGSAIQACGGPVVQPIVLTCPAAVQVAQGSSSSTVLSAIDGDSIVNSASIIAGARPGISLLDFAAAGAVGGRAQAQLVIADTLAAGSYPVQIQFGNAAGDAATCSVNVNVAGELRIPAIQGSGATSPYVGTVQSTQGVITAKVGSGFFIQDAAGDGDPSTSDGLYVFGASTDAPIGELVRVTGTIIEYRPTGATRSYTEFSNVTGVQRLGTGPTVTPTNIVLPNTDLASVEAMLVRFTSPLTVNGNRNVGDRGELILANGRRENPTNRFLLGSPEALALYQEHQANQIVLDDGIFVAPAVIPYLADDGTVRVGDTVTDLTGVIDYGALGGGGAGFKLQPTMAPTFARTNERTAAPILPAGIKVGSANVLNFFTTFTDGRDAWGRTGQGCTIGNSTSAGNCRGADNTAEFIRQRDKIVKSLAALDADVVGLMEIQNNRDIAVGYLVEQLNAATAPGKYAVVPQPVALGTDAIRVAMIYKPSVVSLVGGALSDGNAVNNRAPMAQTFMASNGGGKFSVVVNHLKSKGGCSGAGAGDTDPGNGAGCWDRTRTAQAQRLTSYFIPQVIAAAGDPDVLVIGDLNAYAFESPINHLTGVAGMVNLLERFVRPNAMPYSYVFDGLSGYLDHALASSSLATQVVGAAEWHSNADEPETIDYNLNDTVQDPFRNNAYRASDHDPLVVSLNLTPAYSDVTSSVKVAVGGLAFNRVTGKYSGKITITNTGATVLSGPLHFVLPGLSEGVTLDNRSGVRNGAPYLTLPQASIAPGAVVTFTTTFTNTDRRSITYTPQLVSGAL from the coding sequence ATGACCACCTTTGCATCTTTCATGCCACGGCGCACGCTGCTGGCGACCTTGATCGCGGGCTTTGCTGCGACAGCTTCGGCTGCTCCGGGCGACGTTGTGATCAGCCAGCTGTACGCCCATTCGAACAATGCCGGCGGTCAGTGGAGCCACGACTTCGTCGAGCTGTTCAATCGCAGTTCCTCGCCGGTCAGTCTGGATGGCATGAGCTTGCAATACCAATCCGCGGGCGGCACTACCTGGAATTCGGTCACGCGTTTGCCACCCGTGGAACTCAAGCCCGGTCAGTATTTCCTGATGGTCGGCCGCACCGGCACCCAGGCCAACGCCATGCCAGTGGGCACGGGCGACGTCACCAGCGCCAGCTTTGACATGGCGGCAGGTGGGGGCAAGGTGGCGCTGTCCGGTAGCATCACGCAGATGCCGGCGGGCAATGGCACGAACCTGATCGACCTGGTGGGCTTCGGCAGCGCCAACCACGCCGAAGGCGCGCCAGCACCGGTCCCATCGACCGTCAATTCGATCCAGCGCGCCGCACTGGGCTGCCAGGACACCGACAACAACCGTGACGACTTTGCCGCCGCGCCCGTCACTGGCCCACGCAGCACGGGCTCGGCCATCCAGGCATGCGGCGGTCCGGTCGTGCAGCCGATCGTGCTGACCTGCCCGGCGGCGGTCCAGGTCGCGCAGGGCAGCAGTTCGTCGACCGTCCTGTCGGCCATCGACGGCGACAGCATCGTCAACAGCGCCAGCATCATCGCCGGCGCCCGTCCCGGCATCAGCCTGCTCGACTTCGCAGCAGCCGGCGCCGTTGGCGGACGTGCCCAGGCGCAGCTCGTCATTGCCGACACGCTGGCCGCGGGCAGCTATCCGGTCCAGATCCAGTTCGGCAATGCCGCCGGTGACGCCGCAACCTGCTCCGTCAACGTCAATGTCGCCGGTGAATTGCGCATTCCTGCCATTCAGGGCTCGGGCGCAACCAGCCCGTATGTCGGCACGGTCCAGTCCACGCAAGGCGTGATCACGGCCAAGGTCGGCAGCGGCTTCTTCATCCAGGATGCCGCCGGCGATGGCGACCCGTCGACGTCGGACGGCCTGTATGTCTTTGGTGCCTCGACCGATGCGCCGATCGGCGAACTGGTGCGCGTGACCGGAACGATCATCGAATACCGTCCGACCGGCGCCACCCGCAGCTATACCGAATTTTCCAACGTCACCGGCGTACAGCGCCTGGGTACCGGTCCGACCGTTACGCCGACCAATATCGTGCTGCCGAACACCGATCTGGCCAGTGTCGAAGCCATGCTGGTGCGCTTCACGTCGCCATTGACGGTGAATGGCAACCGCAACGTCGGCGACCGTGGCGAACTGATCCTTGCCAATGGTCGCCGCGAAAATCCGACCAACCGCTTCCTCCTCGGTTCGCCCGAAGCGCTGGCCCTGTACCAGGAACACCAGGCCAACCAGATCGTGCTGGACGACGGCATCTTCGTCGCGCCAGCCGTGATTCCGTACCTGGCCGACGATGGCACCGTGCGCGTCGGCGACACCGTCACCGACCTGACCGGCGTGATCGACTATGGCGCGCTGGGCGGTGGCGGCGCCGGCTTCAAGCTGCAGCCGACCATGGCCCCGACCTTTGCCCGCACCAATGAGCGCACCGCTGCGCCGATCCTGCCTGCGGGCATCAAGGTCGGCAGCGCCAACGTGCTCAACTTCTTCACGACCTTCACCGACGGGCGTGACGCCTGGGGCCGCACCGGCCAGGGCTGCACGATCGGCAACTCGACGTCCGCCGGCAACTGCCGCGGTGCCGACAACACGGCCGAATTCATCCGCCAGCGCGACAAGATCGTCAAGTCGCTGGCCGCGCTCGATGCCGATGTGGTGGGCCTGATGGAAATCCAGAACAACCGTGACATCGCAGTTGGCTACCTGGTCGAGCAGCTCAACGCGGCCACGGCGCCGGGCAAGTACGCCGTCGTGCCGCAGCCGGTCGCGCTGGGCACCGATGCGATCCGCGTGGCGATGATCTACAAGCCATCGGTCGTGTCGCTGGTGGGCGGTGCGCTGTCGGACGGCAACGCCGTCAACAACCGTGCGCCGATGGCCCAGACCTTCATGGCCAGCAATGGCGGGGGCAAGTTCTCGGTGGTCGTGAACCACCTGAAATCCAAGGGCGGTTGCAGCGGCGCCGGCGCCGGCGATACCGATCCGGGCAATGGCGCAGGTTGCTGGGATCGTACCCGTACCGCACAGGCCCAGCGCCTGACGTCGTACTTCATCCCGCAAGTGATCGCGGCCGCTGGCGACCCGGACGTGCTGGTCATTGGTGACCTGAACGCCTACGCCTTCGAAAGCCCGATCAACCACCTGACCGGCGTGGCCGGCATGGTCAACCTGCTCGAGCGTTTCGTGCGCCCGAACGCGATGCCGTACTCGTATGTGTTCGACGGCCTGTCGGGCTACCTCGACCACGCACTGGCAAGCAGCTCGCTGGCAACGCAAGTGGTGGGCGCCGCTGAATGGCACAGCAATGCGGATGAGCCGGAAACCATCGACTACAACCTGAACGACACCGTGCAGGATCCTTTCCGCAACAATGCCTACCGTGCATCGGATCACGATCCGCTGGTGGTGAGCCTGAACCTGACGCCGGCGTACAGCGATGTTACGAGCAGTGTCAAGGTTGCCGTCGGCGGCCTTGCGTTCAACCGCGTCACCGGCAAGTACAGCGGCAAGATCACCATCACCAACACGGGCGCGACGGTGCTGAGCGGCCCGCTACATTTCGTGTTGCCGGGCTTGTCAGAAGGCGTCACGCTGGACAACCGCAGCGGTGTGCGCAATGGCGCGCCGTACCTGACGCTGCCGCAAGCCAGCATTGCACCAGGCGCTGTCGTCACATTCACGACCACGTTCACCAATACCGACCGACGGTCCATCACTTACACGCCGCAGCTGGTTTCCGGCGCGCTTTAA
- a CDS encoding NF038129 family PEP-CTERM protein — MNNLYSLFFRILLALSIAVGAPAALAGPLYRVSLDTSSLAGSTGFLSMGFNAVGDAGQSFANASNFSGNFVGAPQATGDVTGDVVGGVTLGNSTGLNLFDQAVNFGGWLSFDVSFDLGNDVFGTLFNVALLNDTFDTFLGADGDLFTIDLVPGLADELIVYAPGVAQVAQVAEVPEPGEWLLLATGLLLIVATRRMQQRG; from the coding sequence ATGAACAACCTTTATTCCCTGTTCTTCCGCATCTTGCTGGCGCTCTCGATCGCAGTTGGTGCGCCGGCCGCGCTGGCCGGCCCGCTGTACCGCGTCTCGCTTGACACGTCGTCCCTGGCCGGCAGCACGGGCTTTCTGTCGATGGGCTTCAACGCTGTCGGCGACGCCGGGCAGAGCTTCGCCAACGCAAGCAACTTCAGTGGCAACTTCGTGGGCGCGCCCCAAGCCACGGGTGATGTCACTGGCGATGTCGTTGGCGGCGTAACGCTGGGCAATTCGACGGGCTTGAACTTGTTTGACCAGGCGGTTAACTTCGGCGGGTGGTTGTCGTTCGATGTGAGCTTCGACCTGGGCAACGACGTATTCGGTACGCTGTTCAATGTGGCGCTCTTGAACGATACCTTCGACACTTTCCTGGGCGCTGATGGCGACCTGTTCACGATTGATCTGGTGCCTGGCTTGGCAGACGAACTGATCGTGTATGCGCCAGGGGTCGCGCAAGTGGCCCAGGTTGCCGAAGTCCCGGAACCAGGCGAATGGCTGCTGCTGGCCACCGGCCTGTTACTGATCGTCGCCACCCGCCGGATGCAACAGCGCGGCTAA
- a CDS encoding winged helix-turn-helix domain-containing protein, translating to MPVQILAVDPDPAVQQLLRLNFVSAGYLVECCPDAESALVRMVRGLPNLVLIEWELPGQSGETLVRRLRAHASTRDMGVIMLTERGAEADKVLALESGADDYVTKPFSTRELLARTQSVLRRLAPAGAAALRDGGLHLDPDTLQVSAGGRPILLGPIEFRLLAFLMRHPERVHSRPQLLDRVWGRHAVLDERTVDTHVGRLRQALGPDGQGERIQTVRGAGYRFTAGLPALVRAA from the coding sequence ATGCCAGTCCAGATTCTCGCGGTCGATCCTGACCCTGCTGTCCAGCAATTATTGAGACTCAATTTCGTCAGTGCCGGCTATCTGGTGGAGTGTTGTCCGGATGCGGAAAGCGCACTGGTACGCATGGTGCGCGGTTTGCCGAATCTGGTGCTGATCGAGTGGGAATTGCCAGGCCAGAGTGGCGAAACCCTGGTGCGCCGTCTGCGCGCGCACGCCAGCACGCGCGACATGGGCGTGATCATGCTCACAGAGCGCGGCGCCGAGGCCGACAAGGTGCTGGCGCTGGAATCGGGCGCCGACGATTACGTCACCAAGCCATTCAGCACCCGCGAATTACTTGCCCGCACGCAGTCCGTGCTGCGCCGCCTGGCGCCGGCCGGCGCTGCCGCTCTGCGCGACGGTGGCCTGCACCTCGATCCGGACACGTTGCAAGTCAGTGCCGGCGGTCGCCCGATCCTGCTCGGCCCCATCGAATTTCGCCTGCTGGCATTCCTGATGCGCCATCCCGAGCGCGTGCATTCACGGCCGCAGTTGCTCGACCGTGTCTGGGGCCGTCATGCCGTGCTCGACGAACGGACCGTCGACACCCATGTCGGGCGTCTGCGCCAGGCGCTGGGCCCGGACGGGCAGGGCGAGCGCATCCAGACCGTGCGCGGCGCCGGTTACCGCTTCACTGCCGGCCTGCCGGCGCTGGTGCGGGCAGCATGA
- a CDS encoding helix-turn-helix transcriptional regulator, whose product MTILDKLEQEYLLRTIESGVGLTERRQLFLWTQGAFQALLPHEIMLCVTLDATGVVDHVECLHRAVLDRAALAQLKADVAPALVTRWQAERAMPTVIDSNDAALRATGMDHALVHGSAQPGTAGTVFALLGMPSRPDARHVYFLQLLLPYLHLGLLRMPVAASAGQGADSAPARALSGRELAVLDRIRAGHSNEEVARQLGISALTVKNHLQRSYRVLGVANRAHAVARCMALRLL is encoded by the coding sequence ATGACGATCCTCGACAAGCTGGAGCAGGAATACCTGCTGCGTACGATCGAGTCGGGTGTCGGACTCACCGAGCGGCGCCAGCTGTTCCTGTGGACGCAGGGGGCGTTCCAGGCGCTGCTGCCCCACGAGATCATGCTGTGCGTGACGCTGGATGCGACCGGCGTCGTCGACCATGTCGAGTGCCTGCACCGCGCCGTGCTCGACCGCGCTGCGCTGGCGCAGCTCAAGGCCGATGTGGCGCCGGCGCTGGTCACGCGCTGGCAGGCGGAGCGCGCCATGCCCACCGTGATCGATAGCAATGACGCCGCCTTGCGCGCGACGGGCATGGACCACGCGCTCGTGCATGGCAGCGCGCAGCCGGGGACAGCCGGCACGGTATTCGCGCTGCTGGGCATGCCATCGCGGCCGGATGCGCGCCACGTCTATTTTCTGCAGTTGCTGCTGCCGTATCTGCATCTGGGATTGCTGCGCATGCCGGTCGCTGCCAGCGCCGGGCAGGGTGCCGACAGCGCGCCGGCGCGGGCCCTGAGCGGGCGCGAACTGGCCGTGCTCGACCGTATACGGGCGGGGCACAGCAACGAAGAAGTGGCGCGCCAGCTTGGCATCAGCGCGCTGACGGTGAAGAACCACCTGCAGCGCAGCTACCGGGTGCTGGGCGTGGCGAACCGCGCGCACGCGGTGGCGCGCTGCATGGCGCTGCGCCTGCTCTGA